One Hyalangium gracile DNA segment encodes these proteins:
- a CDS encoding EscU/YscU/HrcU family type III secretion system export apparatus switch protein, translating to MNDETEIAIALKYDKEKDSAPRVVAKGMRIKAEKIREIARQYNIPIMKNVPLANALYRIDVGNEVPEELYDAVAEVLNFVYALQQEQQAGGRR from the coding sequence ATGAACGACGAGACGGAGATCGCGATCGCGCTGAAGTACGACAAGGAGAAGGACTCCGCGCCGCGCGTCGTGGCCAAGGGGATGCGCATCAAGGCGGAGAAGATCCGGGAGATCGCCCGCCAGTACAACATCCCCATCATGAAGAACGTGCCGCTGGCCAACGCCCTCTACCGCATCGACGTGGGCAACGAGGTGCCGGAGGAGCTCTACGACGCGGTGGCCGAGGTCCTCAACTTCGTCTACGCCCTGCAACAGGAGCAGCAGGCGGGCGGCCGGCGCTGA